GGCAAAGAGTTTTTTCATGCGTGCCTCCGTCTGGTTGGATGATACCTAATCATATATAGAATTTGCAAAAAAGTCAAGCGCAAATCGAACGCGTGCCTCTTTATTATAATATGTATATAAGATGTATCGGGGGAGAAATTTGTTACGCTGTTGACAAATTTTATGCACGTGGTTAAAATGAGAAATGAATGGAGGGGTTTTATGACATGTCCAAATTGCAGGTCCACGATTCCGGACAACAGCCGGTTTTGCGAATTTTGCGGTGCAACCATTGAACAGCAGGCGGCTTATACTTCGCCGGCACCCATATCCGATACGGTATATGTGAGTCAATTTCCTCAAAAGGCCCGTGAAATCGCAGCGGGTCCCCTGATGTTATGGCTGGCGATTCTGTTTTCGGCACAATTCGCTTTTAATGTGGTGGCGTCCGGGTTGTTTTCGCTCGCTTTGCTCATCACCATTCCCGAATTGATCGCTTACTGGATGATCTATTCAAATGCCAAGAGCACTGAACCGGGGAATCACAGCGGATTGAAACTGCTGAGAGGGTATTATAATTTTATATTCGTCTTTATGATTGTACTCAGTTCAATCATCGTATTGGCCGGAATTGTCGGCGGGATAGCCATAAGCGCTATCGGCAATGAGGTCGGCGGGATTGCGGGCGCGGTTGTTCTCGTCCTTGCGGTTACCGTATTGCCGATCGCGTTGGGGGCGGCCTGTTTTATTCTTTGGGCACAACGGAAATATGTACGCTCGCTATACGACGGTGTCACTGCTGATGGGAAACCCCAGTGGTCAATCTTCATTGCAGTGCTGTTGTTCCTGGCTGCTTTAAACGCATTCTCCTCAATCTCAAATACGCTTGTGTTGAATTCACATTATTATACACAGATGATGGGTGAGATGCTCACTCGGCTTCCTCCCAGATTGTCTAATTATCTGTCAGGCCTTATCGGTTCTTTGACCGGATATAAGGCCGTGTTCGGTTCCCTGCAGGCACTTTGCAGCTGCGGCGCTTCGGTGATTGCCGGCGTTATTGTACTTAAACTGAAGAATGCTGAATAAGCATATGAAATCCGTTTTTAACGGTTTTCGACGTTTTGTATAATCCGCAGCATTTATTACATCTTCCAAAAATTATGTCGAATAAAATCGAAAAAAGTTCTTGACAGGCGCTTGACCGTGTGATATTATGGTCGAGCGCCTTTTGAAAGGCACCATGTTGGTCCACACGGTGGGCATCTCGGCAGAGAGTTTCCAAAAA
This Oscillospiraceae bacterium DNA region includes the following protein-coding sequences:
- a CDS encoding zinc ribbon domain-containing protein, which produces MTCPNCRSTIPDNSRFCEFCGATIEQQAAYTSPAPISDTVYVSQFPQKAREIAAGPLMLWLAILFSAQFAFNVVASGLFSLALLITIPELIAYWMIYSNAKSTEPGNHSGLKLLRGYYNFIFVFMIVLSSIIVLAGIVGGIAISAIGNEVGGIAGAVVLVLAVTVLPIALGAACFILWAQRKYVRSLYDGVTADGKPQWSIFIAVLLFLAALNAFSSISNTLVLNSHYYTQMMGEMLTRLPPRLSNYLSGLIGSLTGYKAVFGSLQALCSCGASVIAGVIVLKLKNAE